A stretch of DNA from Hypanus sabinus isolate sHypSab1 unplaced genomic scaffold, sHypSab1.hap1 scaffold_125, whole genome shotgun sequence:
ctcaaggttgctgcacaggttgatacggtggttaagaagacctatggtatgctaggcttcattaacagggggattgagttcaagagtagagaggtcatgttgcaactctacaaatctctggtgagactgcactttaaGAGTATtacgttcagttctggtcacctcattataggaaggaggtggatgctatggagagggtgcagaggagatttaccaggatgttgcctggtttggagaacaagtcatatgaatcaaggttagcagagctgggacttttcactttggagagtagaagaatgagaggggacttgatagaggtctacaagattatgagaagcatagacagggtggatagtcagtctctgtttcccagggcagcaatagcaaacaccagagggcatatgtacaaaattaagggagggaagtctaggggagacatcagtggtaagtttttttacacagagggttgtgggtgcctggaatgacttgccagggatggtgttgGAGGCTATAACATTAGggctatttaagagcctcttggacaggcacatggatgaaagaaaaatagagggttatgtggtagTGTGGATTTAGTATATTTTTTAAgggttatatgggtcggcacaacatgaagggctgaagggcctgtactgtgctgtagtgttctatggttaacagtgttatgtgtatacatatgtgtaaatataactcccaaaccattgagctcagggaataccaagcttaGAGTCtgaagatggtaaagtatgaaagttcagctcATCCCCCGAATAAATGATgaaagagagatatttgtaatccaaggtgaatgtcgagaGTAGGCAATTGCTTCCAATTCCACAAGTTCCACGGTGATAAAACAggataacagtcgccgaagatcttatccgtcttcgttccaaatccacatttGAATTATCACCAAAACTAGCTGATAACAGGGGTACCGTCTTCAAAgggaactaccacccaggcaagggttaacacacaggtagattccacaaggtactctcaatccagatccaacacacaaagtattaccgacagtgatttccacagaataaCTTTCTCACAAGTGGTCACCAGATAACGCACCCAAATCCAgttaagggttaacaaaagttGTAGCCACGGGATACTCCATCAAAATCCCCATATGGATTATaggaattatcaccaacagtgatttgTCACGGGGTACCCTGTACCAGTGAGTTACCACCCCCAGGCAAGGGTTGGCacaagtggtcttcacaggacACTGCCAAACATAAAGATCCACTCCAGTGgatcaaacaaagtgacaatcacacattcAGTATTGTTCTGTGGGCACAGGAGGGTTCAAACAGCGAACTTCGGCCACTAGGTCCTTTGTTTCGAACCTTCcatcctctttctttctctccgtcTGACTGTCCGTCTCtgactgtccttgcttaaataaagCAAACTGCAAGCTATGTAAACACAAGCTGTGAGCAAGTGTAAACACGCTGCAGAGTCAAATAgttccacccctccctctccctcagtaaGAATAAAACAGCAGCCGAGAAAGCTGGCGGATGACGTCACTCAGgcactctctcttaaaatgacagtccatggCAAGAAACCTCGAGGTTCGACACACCACTATCAACCAATACATTTTCCTTTATTCCGAGAGAGCCcttctactcagttccttcagtaacACGTTTGTAGTCTGTTCGATATATCCACCGAGATTGCCCCTTCAGTCTCAGAGCCGTGGAGTGGTCAGTAACACCTAATATGCTCCTCTCCACCGAGTTCTGAGTTTCCCTCAATCCCAGTTCTTGGTCAGGTCAAAATTCCCAGGTTCTTGGGTGGGATAGTCACTCCTCTCTGCGTggtagttctcttccttgtaagccAATCGTACCTGTGAATGTAATGCTTGGAAAAGTTTGTTTAGTTGGCATATGCATTTCCCCATCTCTTCCCCTAGGGTATGCATATCCAATTTACCTGGTAGACTTTCTGAGAACAATGGTGCACAAGGTCTTGGTCCACAGGGTGTCCTCATGGGCCGCCCataaatgatttcagctggtgacaacaCTGATTTCCCCTGTGGGGTGACCCTCATGTGGAATAGGTCTAACAGtaggaccttcaaccaagtgagtccagtctccgctGTTAGTTTGGCCAACTTACTCTTCAGAGCGCCATTGACACTTTACAATAAgccagcggcccgtgggtggtgtacagagtggaattgttgcttgatagctagtttgTTACACACCCCTTCGCTTGCTTTCGCCACGaagtgtgggccattgtcagagctcagcatctctggcaggccgTACCTGGGAATTATATCCCGTAATAATACCTTCACAGCAGTCATAACAGTATTAttggtagttggaatagcttcaatccatctaTGAAATGCATCTAtaataactaagcagtatctatagcaatgtactctaggcaattcaGTAACATCAACTTGTAGACACGAACATGGTCAAGGGAGTCGTACCCGGTGTGCAGGGTGCAGGTTAGCAACCAATCCCTCCTTTTCCAGGTGTGTACATAATTGACCAATATAGGTGaaaactgtgtaggaacacaaacctgtcccactGTGGTGATCCAAAAACCTGGGTCGgggtctttctggcaccccatctgggaccacagcTTGCACTCCTCCTCACAGGTGTCCCCCTGAGAAGTACGTAACTCTCGCATGTCTGGCAAACTTGTTCTGCCTGAGTCATGGAGGATTGCTTGATGGGAACCCGAGGAGACTACAACTATCGAGGATTGTGCAGCACTTTTCGCTGTGTAATCTGCTAAAGCATTGGGTTTAGTGACCTGTTTGGACATGCGGGTGTGGGCCGCACATTAATAATGGCCAGAACTCAAGGTAGCTGCGGAGcagtgagtaagttgtttacaaaggtggcattactaatggggtggccagagcaagtcaggaatccccatgttcccagagagcccgGTAGTCATGTACATctccaaatgcataacgggagtcCGTGTAATTGTTCTCACTTTTATCTGTTGTTCGGATACAGGCAcaagtcagagcaaacagctcaggcTTCTGGATGAGACGGCTGTTTCAAAAGAATCCCGCTCAATTACTTTACTGTCAGTTACTATCGCATCACCAGAATATTgtttccctgctggatccacaaaagggCTTCCATTCTCATAAAACATTGCCTCGGGCTTGAGGGGATATAGCAGAATGGATGGGAATCTCTGTCCTCTTTTCATGGTGATCCAGATGGGGGGCAGTTTTAGAAATTAACAAGCAAGGCCAATTTCATGGCCTGAAATTGTGCAAAGATGGGGTACAGCCTCTTGGGTTCAGTCAATATTAAAAGAGTGTCTTACCAGATGTCCTGTCTTCACCTGAGTCCTTCCAGTATCAGAGTTGGCATGCGGCCAAGTCTGGCCAGCCTCCCtcggtgctggaggcttgtttcatcagggtgtaggcaaggaaccctaggctctttggcttgaacccaAGGCAAACCCTCATGGTGTATGGGGAACCACCTGTCCTGTTTGTCACCAAAGGAAATCCGGAACTTCGGCCAGTAGTACAATGTTCTCTCTTCCTTTAACTGCTCTAACGTGACTGGGAACTTTGTCCCTAGAGGGGCAAATAATACTGGCTTTACTCAATccccctggaattccacctgcagtggctgtGTATGTGAATACGTGCGTTCCGTGCCTtcgaacccagacagagtgattgtagtGTTTGATAGCTGGAATCCATTTTCCGATATTACTTCCTGATTGAGAGTGGCTGTGGTTGCCGGCATATCAATCATAAACGGAATTGgaattccagcaacttgcaatgttccgttgggctcttcctgagggatgGTACTCACGGCAGGAAGCATCCTAGCTTGTTAATTTGAaaacgggttgttgtccccacctgtctCTTGGTAGGTTTTtcttcccatttctgatccccagaTATCGCCCTCTTGTGTCCTTCTTCCCACTGAACATCttcacctttaatattagttcccttcagGGTTGATTGGGATTTGAAAGTCAGGTCCCAACAATATGTTAAAGCTCGTCACATTCGATTTTGGTCATTGTCAGACCATCCAtgttatttgttttaatcatgttggctaacttagttggtaagtATTGGAGCAGTAGGGAGTTAAACTGGGGGGACAGATTCCCGCCTTTAAAGGCTTGgtcagatgttgttcagtcctcagatggaatcagcaatcaaatggctgagcatggtgcgatgagtgtgctgagctgtgtatatcataaagcaagaagcatcgtaggaaagccagatgagctcagggcagggaattatgatattgtagccatgatTGGGACTTTGTTGCACCCaatagtctgagggatttagaggaacaagtttttagagagattgcagaccatgccaagaaacaaaggttgatgcagtaagtgattttaactttccatatattgactaggactcccataatgtaaaaggactagatggggtaaagtttgtcaaatgtgcccttaatcagtgcGTAGGATTCCCaacgtagaagtgtgcaataagctgttaggaaatgatccagggctgatgacagaaattagtgatcgTAATGCCATGAGAAtcaaaagtaaatatggaaaaagagaggtctggaccatggattgatgttctaaattggagaaaggtcaattttgatggtatcagaaaggatctgataaGTGTGGTTTGTTactggctgttttctggcaaaggagtacttggtaagtgtgaggccttcagaagtgaaattttgagggtgttgagtttgtatgtgtctgtcaaaataaaagttgaaaggtaactgatgcagggaaacttggttttcaagagatattgaggccccggatattttattcttctgaatgcctcagactgttgagtgctaccaagactcattaatgactacaaatcATAAATCCATGCGAGCTcatctaacttttttttttgtcatcttctgttggtttctaaaagcttcccaatagtttttgctcttggttgtttgctctctctttggtttttatgttgctttggcttctcattttagccatggttgtgttctCCTGCCTTTCCTATGCTTCCACTTCATTGGGCTGCATTGATCACTCAGCtgccgaattgctcccagaaactccagccattgctgctctgttgtcactgCTACCTTTCCCCttacaagtttggccagcttctctgtcatagaaacatggagaagttcagtagagaaacaggctatttggcccacctAGTCAATGCCGAGAACACATTTAAGCTGTCTAATTCAACTACCTACACTGGGACAATCACCCTTCATGCCCctaccatccaagtacctatcaaaCTTCTCTTATTGTTGAAACCGGGCTTATATTCACCACttttgctggcatctcattctacactctcatgacCATTTCATTAGAGAGCTTTCCCAAATGGTAccgttaaattttcaccttccccacttacccatgacctctggttgtcatcctacccaacctcagcggaaaaagctgtttgcatttaccctatctataccctcataattctaACAGATCCTCAAAGCAAACTTACTTTCTAATGCTCAGAGACTTTTTTAGGTTTATAAAGTGATgaagggcattgatcgtgtggatagtcagaggtttttgccccagggttgaaatggctaacacgagagggcatagctttaaggtgcttggaaatagctaCCGAGGGGATGGCAAGGGTAAATTTTTTACCTAGAAAATAGTGCGTGCGTGTAATccactgccagcagcggtggttgaggcagatacaatagggtgttttaacagcctcttagataggcacatggagcttagaaaaatagagggctatttgctagggaaattctaggcagtttctagagtaagttacgtggttggcacaatgttgtaggctgaatggcctggaataTGATGTAGATTTCAATGCTCAATGTTCTATGTTGAACAGTGAAATAACatctcttctttaatctgtacagtGTCCATGATTTTAATGTGGCTTTTTCACACTCCAATAGAACCTTTGtctatctcctgagtaaatagagatgaaaacatatttaagatctcccccatctgctttggttccatacgtggattgccattctggTCTTACAGTGAACCAACTTTGtgccttacaatccttttgctcttaatctatccctGGAGTCCTTGATGATTAATCTTTTCTGCAagggcaacctcatgtcttctcttagccatcctgatttatctcttatgtgttctcttgtattttttACACTTCAAAAGAACCTGCCTGCCGATCCCTGTTATGCAActccattttgtgcttcaccagtGTCTCAATATatcttgaaatccaaggttccctgcagtttctatctttaccttttattctgacaaacaCATACCaactttgtactttcaaaatttcactttgaaggcctcccactgaccaagcacacctttgccataaagcagcctgtcccagtccacagttgccagatcctagtgtcttaattccatgtgttgatccattccctgaacacatccacctttcctatcaTGCACCTTGCATTGagatatacagggctcagcatattcactgcatcatgctcaatgtttttcattcctgactttgtctgagttcTGAACAACACCTGTCTTCAAAacccctccactatctgttctgttattcaggcatccattccccctgcaaatttagtttaaccccacttacccccaccccccaacatgcAGCTGTATCATCCCTTTGTTTTGATAGTGTTTTGATcactcccagatcaataaaaaggaggtgcatacaggcagataggaacaaatgggctACTTATgagatacaggaaattcaagtgaacactgatGAAAGAAGGcatggattctgcagatatgttaagtgcaaaaaattgcaagggaaaaaattaatcctttgcaagatcagaatggtaatccatatgaggagacaaaatagatTGGGGAGATTTTTTCTGCAttcgtatttactcaggagattgacacagagtctgtagatgtgaggcaaagtagcatcagcttcatggacactgtacagattacagaggtaatCTTGTTGCCGTATGAAGGAAAATTACCAGAAATATATCCCCAGTGCCTGACAAattgttccctcggaccctgtggaagacaagtgcagaagttgTAGGGgcccaagcacagatatttaaatcatccttagtgacaggtgaggtactggaagattggaggacagccaatgttgttctgctgttcaagaaaggctctaaaaataaactaagAAATTGTACCTTGgtaagcttgacatcagtaggGGGAAAGTTATTCTAACATATGTGCAggaactggatatataagtatttggatcgatgtggactgattaaggatggagagcatagctttgtgcatggtaggtcatgtctaaccaatcttatagagtctcgaggaagttatcagggaagtggatgaaggcaaggcagtggatgttgtctacatggacttcggcaaggcacttgacaaagtcttatatgggaggttggtcaagaaggttcagtcactcaacattcaagatgagatagtaaatcggacgagacactgtctttgggagaagccagagtatggtagcagatggttacctctctgactggaacccTTTGACCAGTTGTGtgtcatagggatcagtgctggatctgatgttgtttgtcatctatatcagtaatctggattaCTGTGGTTAACTGCatcagtaaatttgttgatgacaacaagattggggtgtagtggacagcaaggaagatgaTCATGGCTTATAGTGcgacctggaccagctggaaaaatggtttgcgaaatggaaaatgaaattcaatgcagacaagagtgaggtgttgtatttgactggttgggcactgaggagtgttgtagaagaaagggacctgggaatacaagtccgtaattcattgaaagtggtgccaCAGTTAGATAGAGATGGAAAGAAAGATTTCGGCCCATCGGCCTTCATGAACCAAAGCACTATCAACAGTAGGtagatgttatgttgacttgtagaaggtattggtgaggcctaatttggaatattttgtgcagtgttggtcacctacctacatgaaAGTTGTAAAAGAGGTtctgagagttcagagaaaattcacaaggatgttgccaggtctgggcGACTTTGgtaacaaggaaagattgaacaggataggattttattccttggaatgtagaagattgaggggagatttgattgtgatagaggggcatagatagactaaatgcaagctggcttttaccacggagATGGTGTGCGActacaaccagaagccatgggttaagggtgaaaggtgaaatgttaaggggaaatgtgaggggaaacttcttcacacagatggttatctgggtgtggaatgagcagccaacaCAAGTGGAGAATTCGAGCTGAATTTAAGGAGGTTTGTGTAGGTACCTGAATGGTAGGGttgtgggagtgggcagtttaaatagtttagcaCAAACTAGAttgtccaaagggcctgtttctgtgttggtaCTTTTCTGCAAGGGCCTGAAATAATtcaaagattcactctgtgtccattGAACAGCTGTGTGGACCAACTATTCTTCTCAGCAGGAAATTTTTATAAggcattaaaactgtggcactttaagttaataatacatatgGGAAAATTCCAGCTGCCCATTaagaaagactatttgtgtgagaatgtttcagttactgtgtggccaggcacccatgcagctcagcaggaacagggaataataccaatggagagagccaaactgagccaggtcacagatttgagatggcagaaatgccccattcctaTAGAAACaagaagagcatcagggaattgatggttattccagataccagcactgtgcccagttagaagttgatttctctgtccaacttgggtggAACCTCACTATAACAGTGTGATGCtggatcaaaccttggcaactcaagtaatctcatctgaagtgTTGTCCTACTCCCGTTGAtgcattttgtaaatctttttacaggttaaaaacgagaaggaatttgtctcccagaagctcaaacatggcacaccagttttgctgtctctgtctagatatttaagaggtgaagcaagggattcaatcaacCTTCCTATCTGATCAGACTACGGggcaggattcactcagtcatttgaccaactggcaccTCCATTATTTTACACAGGGGAGAGCCCATTCTTCTGCTCAggctgtgggaatggattcagtcagtcatctcaactgaaggtacatcagtaaGTTCACATTGGGCAAggtcattcacctgttctgtgtgtaaaaaaaatatttagtctgtcatcccacctgtggacccACCAGTCAGAAGCTGGTCATCTGCTAAATttctggggaaggattcactcggtcatctgacctaatggctcaccagtcagttcacacaagggagaagccattcacctgctcagactgcggtaagggatttactcggtcatctgacctaaaggtacatcagcgagttcacactggggagaagccattcacctgctcagtctgtgggaagggattcactcggtcatcctacCTGCAGAATCataagcaagttcacactggggagaagccattcatctgcctaGAATGCGGGAAGAAATTCACTTCGTCATCCAGCCTgcggagtcatcagcgagttcacactggggagaagccattcatctgcttagaatgtgggaagaaattcatTTCGTCATCCAGCctgctgagtcatcagcgagttcacactggagagaaaccgttcacctgctcagaatgtgggaagggattcactcattcatccagcctacagagacaccagcaatctcacactggagagaagttgttcacctgctcagtctgtgggaaggaattcactcagttatccaacctgcagagtcatcagcgagttcacactggagagaagccattcacctgctcagaatgcgggaagggattcactttctcATCGACACTtaaggtacaccagcgagttcacaccagggagaaaccgttcacctgctcagactgtgggaagagattcactttctcatctaacctgaaggtacatcaggtggttcacactggggagtggccgttcacctgttcagtctgtgggaagggattcattaacTCAACTGAACTGATagttcatcagcgagttcacactggagagaggccattcacctgctcagactgtgggaagggattcattaagTCAGCTGAACTGAAggttcatcagcgagttcacactggggagaggccgtttacctgctcagactgtgggaagggattcacttcctcatctaacctgatgacacaccagcgagttcacaccggggagcggccgttcacttgctcgaaCTGTGGGATGAGATTCGCACGGTTATTCACCCTACAgtgtcaccagcgagttcacactggggagaagccattcacctgctcagactgtgggaagagattcactcagtcatctgacctaaagGCTCACCAGCGATTTCACACCAAGGAGtgtccattcacctgctcggactgtgggaagggattcactttggaATCGACTCTagtgaaacaccagcgagttcacactgggaagaagccgttcacttgctcagtctgtgggaagggattcgctcagtcaAGTAACCTGCGGAGTCATCAGcaacttcacactggggagaagccgttcacttgctcagaatgtggtaagggattcactatgtcatctcacctactgatacaccagcgagttcacactggggagaagccgttcacctgctcagaatgtgggaagggattcacttgctcatcccaactgaaggtacatcagcgagttcacactggagagaagccattcacctgctcagaatgtgggaagggattcagtcggtcatccagcctacagagtcatcagcgagttcacactggggagaagccattcacctgctcagaatgtgggaagagattcactcggtcatcccacctactgaaacatcagcgagttcacactagggagaagccgttcacctgctcagactgtgggcagggattcacactgtcatcccacctactgagacatcagcgagttcacactggggagaagtcgttcacctgcttagactgcgggaagggtttcactcggatatccaacctgcagagtcatcagcgagttcacactggggtgaagccattcacctgctcagaatgcgggaaggcattcactcggtcatcgcacctactgagacatcagcgagttcacactagggagaagccattcatctgctcagaatgagggaagagattcactgattcatccaccctacagagacaccagaaagttcacactgggaagaagccattcacctgctcagtctgtgggaagggattcactcagtcatccaccctacagaaacaccagtcagttcacacattCTGagctattcacctgctcagaatgttggaaaggattcattcagtcatcccaactactggcacaccagtcagttctcATTGTTATTAATCCCTTGCTTTTGCTTGCTGAGGACAtacattttaagagagagagtgattaagaaggcaaatcagtctggcttgcagcttgtttacatcactcacagcttgtttagttttaaccgaggaatcagacactcagagtcagacggagttaaaggaggaaaaatggaagtatcgaaaccagggaactagtggccaagagTCACTGTTTAGagctttcctatgcccacaagtgtgGGTTAAGTATTGATTCACCAtgcatcgaatgtgtggttgtcaccttgtTTGATCCATAGGTGTGGATCAGATTTAAGGTATCCTGTGAAGACTACTTTTGTGTTAACGCTTGGCGGGGTGTGGTGTGATAATacacttgaagatgataccccttgtgacaagtcactttcggtgataattcgtatgtggatttggaacgatgaagcataaaatctacagcaactgttctcTCATTTTACTACAATGGAACCTTTGGAATtcgacgtaattgccttctctcgacatttaccctggattacaaatatctctctctcgttacctattccgtggatgaactgaacttccatactttaccatctcaagactctcaagccttgtttcccccaagctcaatagtttgggagttatattttgtTACGCCCCaacctctgaggggccgaagggtacaacgtagccccctcctttttgagaatcgcaagatcgctatgaattcaggtcaggagacccaggaaatgagagaaagacacgcagaatccacatggGGTTTTTAATGTCCcagcccctcagcgatacaaagccacgggaaatgGTCATTGTCACTTGGAGATGGAATAGTGTATTGAGTTCCGTACTATTTagttgaagccctcagggaaagAGCTGAGGGGGCTGGCTGAGAGattgcatcattccaacctgattgacatctgagaaccTGTGAGTAacgataaaagagggtctggggaacaacccctttagacgcaccagggaAACGATAGAAATCCCGTctgtccatcc
This window harbors:
- the LOC132386671 gene encoding gastrula zinc finger protein XlCGF57.1-like codes for the protein MAHQSVHTREKPFTCSDCGKGFTRSSDLKVHQRVHTGEKPFTCSVCGKGFTRSSYLQNHKQVHTGEKPFICLECGKKFTSSSSLRSHQRVHTGEKPFICLECGKKFISSSSLLSHQRVHTGEKPFTCSECGKGFTHSSSLQRHQQSHTGEKLFTCSVCGKEFTQLSNLQSHQRVHTGEKPFTCSECGKGFTFSSTLKVHQRVHTREKPFTCSDCGKRFTFSSNLKVHQVVHTGEWPFTCSVCGKGFINSTELIVHQRVHTGERPFTCSDCGKGFIKSAELKVHQRVHTGERPFTCSDCGKGFTSSSNLMTHQRVHTGERPFTCSNCGMRFARLFTLQCHQRVHTGEKPFTCSDCGKRFTQSSDLKAHQRFHTKECPFTCSDCGKGFTLESTLVKHQRVHTGKKPFTCSVCGKGFAQSSNLRSHQQLHTGEKPFTCSECGKGFTMSSHLLIHQRVHTGEKPFTCSECGKGFTCSSQLKVHQRVHTGEKPFTCSECGKGFSRSSSLQSHQRVHTGEKPFTCSECGKRFTRSSHLLKHQRVHTREKPFTCSDCGQGFTLSSHLLRHQRVHTGEKSFTCLDCGKGFTRISNLQSHQRVHTGVKPFTCSECGKAFTRSSHLLRHQRVHTREKPFICSE